The following proteins are encoded in a genomic region of Glycine max cultivar Williams 82 chromosome 18, Glycine_max_v4.0, whole genome shotgun sequence:
- the LOC100817474 gene encoding MYB-like transcription factor EOBI, producing the protein MEAMMGSLATEKEWRKGPWTGEEDKLLSEYVCFNGEGRWSSVAQCTGLKRNGKSCRLRWVNYLRPGLKRGQLTPIEVGIIIELHAIFGNKWSTIAKYLPGRTDNDIKNYWRTHFEKSGKSKHKKLEMQKAKVLKQLKQKQQPQEYDVKSIKSHEETKNETKSYETENNKQKEVDFMCPTMEHQYIVPSMHEGFSSTWPDTVLGDDGSWFSLWDFDDEPQCSADYVNQFSESVVPNQATFGVGEDSMQNHDKIFYFDDI; encoded by the exons ATGGAAGCTATGATGGGTTCCCTAGCAACCGAGAAAGAGTGGAGGAAAGGCCCTTGGACTGGTGAAGAGGACAAGTTGCTAAGTGAATATGTTTGCTTCAATGGGGAGGGTAGATGGAGCTCGGTGGCCCAGTGTACAG GATTAAAAAGAAATGGCAAAAGCTGCAGGTTAAGATGGGTAAATTATTTGAGGCCCGGCCTCAAGAGAGGTCAACTAACACCTATAGAAGTAGGAATCATTATTGAACTACATGCAATTTTTGGTAACAA GTGGTCTACAATTGCAAAGTACTTGCCAGGAAGAACTGATAACGATATTAAGAACTATTGGAGAACTCACTTCGAGAAGAGTGGGAAATCCAAACACAAGAAGCTAGAAATGCAAAAGGCAAAGGTGCTAAAACAGTTGAAACAAAAGCAACAACCTCAAGAGTATGATGTCAAAAGCATCAAGTCCCATGAAGagacaaaaaatgaaacaaaatcctATGAGACAGAAAATAATAAGCAAAAAGAAGTGGATTTCATGTGTCCAACAATGGAGCACCAATACATTGTTCCATCAATGCATGAGGGATTCTCATCCACGTGGCCAGACACAGTACTAGGGGATGATGGCTCATGGTTTAGTTTATGGGACTTTGATGATGAACCACAATGTTCTGCAGATTATGTTAACCAATTTAGCGAAAGTGTCGTGCCAAATCAAGCTACCTTTGGAGTTGGAGAGGATTCCATGCAAAATCAcgataaaatcttttatttcgATGATATATAA